The genomic segment GGAGGTAACACCGGAGGCGACACCAATACCCAGACTTATGCACGACCCGGAATCGGCTTTAAATTACCCTCCACGGACTCGGAATCTTCCAAAGCCACCCTGATCACCCCCGGGTTGGCTTGAACAGCGCAAGATGTCGGTAACCTCGTTGTCAGTGGTACCAGCTTGAGCTTCCAGCTCGGCGGGTGGTTGGTTACCTTCACGGATTTTATCAAACCCCGGTCGGGTTACCTCGGGCTCCAGTTAACGGGCTTGGATGCAAATGACAGCGACCAAAGGGAGTTAATTTGAGCCCCCCCGGCCCTGAACCGCCTTTCGTGGCAGTTGGGTCAACCGCTTGGGCTGCGTCGAGAGTGTGTGGGATTTCAAGGGGGTGTGGCAGGATCAAGCTCGGTCCGACTCGCAAGCAGCTACAAGTACCACCACCGCAACGAAGGCTACCTTATCGGAGCACACCAATGCTTTGGCCTTTCAGGTGAGTTATACCGACCAGGATTCGTACAAGGCTTCCACTCAAAGCTCCGGCCAAAACCAAAACACCTCCCCCTACCTGCACTTGGTGCAGGGAAAAAAGTAGGTTCCTCTGATAAGCTTTCAGACGATCTTAAAAAACTGTTGGACCCCAACGAGGTTCGCGCCAAGCTGCGCCAAAGCTTTGGTACAGAAAATTCTACCCAACCCCAACCTAAAGCCCTCAAAACAACCACACCGGTATTTGGGACGAATAGTGGTAACCTCGGCAGTGTGCTTGGTGGTGGGGGTACCACGCAGGGCTCAGGCTCAGGTCAATCTGGTGTGGATCTCTCCCCCGTTGAACGGGTGAGTGGTCACTAACTATTAATAGGAACTTTTCTTATTAATAGGAACTTTTACTTTCAAAAAATTTTTGAAGTTATTTTGGCACTTTCAAACTTTAAAGACCATTTAAAAGGCATAAAAGGATAGTTATGTTTTTAAGAAATATTTTGCGATTCAGTTCGCTTTTGGTTTTGTTTGGTTTTGAGTCTTTTCTTTTGAATGTTCAAAAATTCTTTGAATTAATTTTTGGCAACTTTTCCAATTTATGCAAATTTACATGATGTAAAACACTCACGATGATAGTTTTTAAAAAATATTTATTTTATTTAGATAGCCAAATAATCCAGTGATCTGTTGCTGCCCACCTCTTTAAACACTTTTACGTTTTTCCAATTAATAATAAAGGAGGTCTTCACCATTAAACGCACAATTTCACTTACTTTGTTTAAGAAAAGACTCAACAAAGATAAGATTAATAATTGTCATGTTTGGGAAGAAGAGTTACCTGATGGTAGCTATGACATGGGATTTAGTGACAATTTAAACCATATGGAAAAACGAAAAAGTGGTTATGTTACCCAAAAGCAGTTTAGCGAGTTCAAAGATGCCAATAATCAAAGGCTGATAAAGATTGAAACTACTTTAGCTACTCAAGGTGAACAATTAAATCAATTAATTAAAGTTGTTATTCTTCAGGGCGAACAAATTAAAGAACTTCAAGTGGAGCAAAAAGCTCAAGGAGAACAAATAAAAGCTAAAGGAGAACAAATAAAAGCTCAAAGCGAGCAAATAAAAACTCAAGGAGAAACGCTTAAATTGATCCTACAAGCACTTGGAGGAATAAATAAGCGCTTAGACAAAGTTGATCCGCCTAAATAGCTTTAGGCTAAAAAATAAAAGTGCCAGCAATTAATCTATAAAGGTTAGTTGCTGGTATTTTTATTCATTTGAAATAAATAAAAAAGCCATCTGCTCAAGGCGAAAAGCAGACAACTCAAAAATTTTTTAATGATTTTGAAAACTAACGAAAAGTGTTAGTTTGAGTTGTAAGACAGATATGAATGTTTATTAATTCAAAAAAATGTTCGTTGCTTAATGAAAGATGTGCTGAAAACCGTAACGGTAAGATAGATTTGTAAAAAGAGTAAAGAACAAAACCATGTACGCAATAACTAAATTGATGGGAACAGAAAATCAGGCTTTCAACACAGAATTTTCGTTTTCCTGCTCCCAATAAATAAATTGATTTAGTTTTTTAAATGTGACGTCAAATTTCAATAAAAAATCAAAATTTCAAACCAAAAACTATAACACACCAAGCTCATTGATTTTAATCTCCAGTTTTTTCTCATTTAAAAAGGATCAAAATTTGTTTTTAATAGTTTCGATTTTATGTCTTCTTTAATCACTGAATTTTTAGGAATTAAACTTGTTTAATCTTTATTAAGATTTCTCCAAATTTTGGGTTTTAGTGCATGAAATTTAAGTATTGTGCCATCTTTTTCAGTGGCTTTCTAGGTCTTTCTGCCATCTTAGCTGCTTGTGGAGCGCGGGGCAAATTTGATCAAGTTGATGATGGCAAGATTAAATTGGCTTTCTCTTTAACTTCAAAAAGTGCATCAAACGCCTTACAAGCAATTGTTAAAAAATATAACGAAGTTAAAAAACCTGGTGATTACCATATTGAAATTACCCAAATCGCTGGTGGTTATGATGGTGGTCGTAGCGATTTACAAACCCGAGTCAACGTTAAGGACACCACTAACTTTTACAACCTTATCTTGAATTATCCTGACTTAGTTTCTACTTTAGGTCGTGTTGGGATGGAACTACTGTTTGATAAAGTTAATACAGATAAATTATCCGACCGTTTCTTAGATTTCAATAAACGAATTAGTGCAATTTCTAAACCAGGGATTTACGGTATTCCGGTTTCTTTATCCACCGAAGTTTTATCGATCAACGGACCGGTGTTGCACTATATTTTGAAAAGTGCAAAAGGTGATAGTGACAATGTTAAAGTAAGTCAAAGGACTGGAGAAACTACTCAAAAAAGTAAAGTAACTAATCCTTTGAAAATTAATACTCAAAACGATCCTGCTACAAAAGATCTTTGAGAAAAAATAGAAGCTTCTGCAAAAGCTAATGGTAAAAGCAATAAGGATGGACAAACTAAGGGTAAAAAGAAAGTAGAAAAAAGTTCATCTTCTTCGTTAGTTAATTTAAAGCAGTCTACGGACCAAACAACGACAGATGACGGTTCTCAAAAAAGTGATAACAAAATCAAAGAATCTTGAGGCGAATACCAAGAAGTAGATGGTGGTCTTAAAAATTTTGAATTTAAAGCGAGCATCTTCGAAAATTGACATGACTTACTTGATTTTTCTACTAGAGTGGCTAAGTCGTTTACAAATGTAAAGGGAAAAGATATCAAAAAGGGAACTGATATCCAAGGTGTACTTGGTGTTGACAGTACGCCCAACTCATTATTCACCTCTGTTTTTGCAGCTGGTGGCGGTGATTACAATAATTTCTTCTACAAAATTGAAAACGGCCGTGCTGACTTTAGTAACTTTAAGAATAAAGGCACTTCCTACCAAAATCTTCAAAAAGTATTTGGTGATTTCAAAGGCTTAATTGACAAAAATGGTATCTTTGTGAATAAGGGTGGATCTTACTCATCAAACTTTCAAAAGTTCCATCAATTAGCTTACAGTATTTCCTCTACTTCCGGTTTTTTCTATTCGTTTGCCGGTAACAGCGCTAAACGCTTAAAGTTTGGTGATAACTTTATTGAATTTCCTCGTTTTACTCAGGAAATTAAAGCACCTTCTACTGAAAATGGCGGCCAAAGCAATCTTTTAGGAACCTTTGAAGTTAAAGATAGCAGTAAATCTAAGGAAGTGAAAAAAAACTAATAGGAAAGAAGATGGTGCTCAAAATCAAGGTAAAAAAGAAAGCGATAAGAAAACCATTTACCTTTACAAAAGTCAAATTCCATCAGACAAAACAGAAGGCGAAAATGCCATCTTAATCAAAGAACAAAACGTTATTAATCAGCTAGAACAAGCAGCTAAAAAAGATGAAAAAGGAGAGACTGTTACAAACAAAGTTGCATCATTAGAAACCAAAGCTGCTAATGCCAAAAAGGATAGTAGTAAAACCATTATTGGTTACACCACAACTGATAATGTTCATGAAGACGGTAAAAACATTTTCAAAATTAACAAACTCAAAACTGAAGACTATGATCGTAAGATTATTGTCGGTGCCACTGAAGAAGTGTTAGAGCAATCTAGCACATTACAAAGTGATGAAGCAATTGTGTTACCAGCTCCTGGTAAGTATCAAAGTGGTGACGCTAAGAAAGTAACCATCACCCAAGGTCCTAATATCATTGGCATTCACGCTAACGAAAAGGAAAACGCCGAAACGCAAAAGTTTGTTAACTGGTTTTTAAACAATACAGAAAGTTGAGAAGTTAAAAATGGAAAAGATTCCTCCACTAAACAACAAACTGCTGCCGAATTCTTTGCTGAGTCAGCTTCTTATATCTTGCCTTTAAAAGAAATCTTTGACAAAGATAACAAAAAAGCTACTGAAAATAAGGACAATAATACTAGCAATAAAAAACAAGCTAATACCTATGCTGAAAAGGCGTTAGATTTGTTCCAACAAATTAGTAAAGGTGATATAGTTAGTTACAGCGACCCTAGCGATTTTAGAAGTGGTAAATTCCGCGATGGGATTGGCTCTAATTTTAACGCTGCAGTAAGTTCCAAAGCTGATTTTGACAGGTTTGTTAAAGGCTTCATCGCCACTTTGGGTAGTGAAATTTAAACGAATTTGTGAGCTAACTAATCACAATAATTTCAGGTTAAAACAAAACCTTAAAAATGTTTAATGAAAGAAATTAAATTGTTACTGTTGTGCAAATCAAAACTTACAAAATCAAAGATATTTGCGATATTAAACGCGGTAGAGTTATCAGCAAACTATATATCAAAAACAATCCAGGCGAATTCCCTGTTTATTCATCGGCTACAGTTAATAATGGTGAAATTGGCAGAATAAAAGATTGTGATCTTAAGGGTGAGTATGTGACTTGAACAACTGATGGCGCTCAAGCTGGTAGTGTTTTTTATCGTAACGGTCAATTTAACGCAACCAATGTTTGTGGAATTTTAAAGGTAAATAATGATGAAATTTACCCTAAATTTTTAGCCTATGCGCTTAGATTGAAAGCACCTAAATTTGTAAATTATGCTTGCCCTATTCCTAAATTAATGCAAGGAACTTTAGCAGAAATTGAGCTAGATTTCCCAAGCAAGAAAATTCAAGAGAAAATTGCTACTATCTTAGATACTTTTACCGAGCTAAGCGCCGAGCTAAGCGCCGAGCTAAGAGAGCGAAAGAAGCAGTATGTCTTCTATAGCGATTATTTACTTAACCCAAAAAATTGAAAATAGGAAAATAAATATTACAAGCTGGGAGAAATAGCTCAAAAAGTTTTAGTAGGTGGTGAAAAACCTGCTGATTTTAGTAAGAAAAAGAACGAAGTTTATAAATATCCAATTCTTTCTAACAGCAGTAAAGCTGAGGAATTTTTGGGTTACAGTAAAACTTTTCGAGTTGAAGAAAAATCCATTACGGTAAGTGCTAGAGGCACAATTGGTGTCGTTTTCTATCGTGATTTTGCTTATTTGCCTGCTGTTAGTTTAATTTGCTTTGTCCCTAAAGAAGAATTTGATATAAGGTTCTTATTCCACGCATTAAGAGCCATTAAATTTAAAAAGCAAGGCTCTGCAACAGGCCAGTTAACAGTGGCACAATTTAAGGAATATGGTATTCATGTACCTTCGCTGAAAAAACAGAAAGAAATCACCGCTATCTTAGATCCACTTTACAGCTTTTTTACTGATCTAAACGAAGGTCTTCCTGCTGAAATTGAATTGCGTAAAAAGCAATTGGATTACTATCAGAACTTTTTATTTAACTGAATTCAAAAACAAAAAGAACTAGTTGAACAAGCATCCACTAATTAACGGGATCTTTAAGGTAGAGTAGTTCTAAATTTTGGGGATTTTCCACTAGTTCAAACCGTTCGATGTTGTTTAGGAATAACTCCTCAATACTGTCGATGTTTTCAAAGTTTTCATATAACGGTAACTCGGTATTTGCTTTGCACAGCTTGACAAAATCTGGTTTAGCTAAGAGTGCTATTTCACTCGTAGTTTCGGTAAACAAACCACAGTAGTTCTTTTCATTGCCAGCACTAATTTTGCTAATGCCACAGCCATAAGGAATTTGAAGGCGGAGTGAGTTTAAAGCAAAGAGTTGACAGTTAGGGTTTACTGTGCACCAAGTTTTAGCAATAATGGCACCAACGCGTTGACCAGTAAAGCTACCCGGTCCAGTGGTTACGTAAAACTGTCTAACAGTGTTATTGCGTACTTTGTTTTTCTTTAACAATTTTTCCAAGTGATACACAGCCAACTCCGTGAGGTTTTGTTGTACTGGTATTGTTAGTTGATCCACCACAGTATTCGTTTTAAAATCCAACAGTACGATATTGAGGTGTTTGTAAGCACAGTCCAAAAAGAGCTTGTACTTATTGAAAAAGCGCATAAAGGGAATTAGCAATTTTCAAGTTTAAATTATCTAACTTATCGCTAAAAGTTTTATCTAACTGTGCTTCAAAACCCATTTCCTTATTCAAAGTGGGGTGGATAAAACTAATTTGTTGCGCGTGTAAATACTGGCCATATTCAGTAGCTTGCTCACCCTTCAAACCGTATAAGGGATCGTTGTAAACGGGGTGTTTAATAAACTGCAAGTGTACCCTAATTTGGTGAGTTCGTCCGGTTAACAGTTCACACTTAATTAAAGCAGCCTTTTCGTTTTGGTTTAACACCGTAAACTTAGTAAAAGCATTCTTGGCCTTGTTAGAACTGTTCCCCACCTTTCACATGACCTTATTGTTACCCACTCGTTCTAACGGGGCGCTAATGGTACCAGACAAACTGTCTAGGGGAAAATGGACTAAAGCTAAGTAATAACGCTTCATAACCCGTTGCTGGAGCTGTTTTTGCAAGTGCAGCAAGCTACTTTGGTTTTTCGCTAGCATAATCACACCACTCGTATCACGGTCTAGGCGGTGGACTAAAAACACCGGTTGGTGGTTGCAGTGAAACAAAGCGGCACCCAGTAAACTTTCACTTTCATTAAAACTAGTCGGGTGGCTAATTAAACCATTGGGTTTATTGACCACCATAATTTGCTCATCTTCATATAAGATGTCCAAGGGAAAGTCATAGGGCTGGACTTCAACTGGCACTTTTTCAAACAGTTCCTCACTCCAATTAACGTGTACCCGGTCTTCTGGTTGCACTAATCAACCATTTTTAGTAATTTTTTTACCGTTAACACTCACCAAACCATCGACAATTAACTTGGCTACTTTAACCCGGGAAAGGTTGAGTAGTGTGGCCAAAAAGGTATCTAAGCGTTGGGCTGTAGTAACACTAAAAGTTTGTTCCATTAAGATTTAGTTTGCTTCATTTCTTTGAAGAACTGAATTAAAAAGGAGAGGAACAGACCAATAAAACTAAAGGTAATGCAACAGTCCGCTAAGTTAAACACGGAATTACCTCCACTAAAGACAAAGTAATCTAGTACTTCACCACTACCCGAGGTTAACCGATCAAAGAAATTACCAAGTGAACCAAACGCTAAGGTAGTAATTCAAAAGATGTAGTTGTAACTAGTAGAGAAAACCAAAAAGAACAGTGCTATGAAAGATAGAAAACCCTGGAGAAAGTAAACAAGTCCTGGTTGGTCTGCCAATAAGCTAAAACCAACCCCCTTGTTACCGATAACATAGATACTAATAAAGGAACTGCGAGCTACATCTGTACCATTAGCACCATTAATACCCTTCTCACCATTTAAGGCAGCACGCAGCATAAATACCTGAAACAAAATGACAAAACCGACAAACAGGATTAAGGCAAGCTTATAGTACAAAAAGGGTTTGCGGTTAGCAAAAAGGATTTGCTTTAGCAATTTTGAAAAAAAAGTTGGGGCTTTTGCCATCTTGATGAGCTTAATTTTAAAAATGTAAAATAACGGCCATGGATTTGCTTACAACCGCAAACAAAACGCCGCGAATCGCCAAATCACGTCCTGTTCGAATTGCCATCATTATAACGCAGAAGACTAATGATCTGCACGCTACTGTACCCTGCTTTTTATGGCGCAAAGCAAGGTATGCTGTTGACCTGATTTCCGCTGAAGCCAAAGCTAGCATTATGTTAGAGATGGGGATTCATGTGCGCTGTGACAACACTTTGTCCAAAACTAACTTTAACCAGTATACCGCTGCTTTTATTCCCCATGGCAACACTACTAGGTTGGTGGAAATAGACAAACTAAGAAAGGACTTGGAGAAGTTTGTCTATAAACCCAAGGGACCAATGCGCTGGTTGTTTAGCAGTGGTAATGGTGCTTGTGTTTTGAAGGAGTTTGACTTGATTGCCCCTGACCAATTAGTCACCGTTCAAAACGAAAAGGAAATGGTTAAACTTTTGGGAAAAAATTTCATCAAGCAACCAGTACATGTGGACAAAAACATTATTAGTTGTGCCAATTCTTGTGGCTTGACTAAATTCTCCTTTAAGGTAATTGAAGAGCTTTCAGGAATAGAACTAGCGCGCAAAACGGCGAATCTTGTTGACCATATCTACAAAGGATAAAACCAACAATTTAAAATTACCTAACGCGCTTGCGCTTAAAAAATCGCTTTGAACAACACGAAAAACAAGTCAGATTGACAGCTCTTTTTGGAGGACTACCGTTTTTATCACGAAAAGGAATTTGATTGAATTACTTACCTCAATCACTGCCTCAACAGCTATCCTGACTTTGACATTTTAAAGTTCATTCGCAAATACGGTCCGGAGTGTGAAAAGAGCTTTTTATCACTCCAAAGTAAAACTAAGGCCGATGTTTATGGCGTGTTCACTAAGCAAATTAAAGCTGGCAGTGTTAACGAAGTGTTAGCGCAAAAATTAGTCCAACTCGATGCGCTGCGCACTAACTATCTCATTGGCGCTTTGTACTCCACCAATAAAACACAAAAGAAGCTGTTTAAGCAATCGTGAAAGAATGCTAAAAAGCAGGGTTACACAAAGCAAGAGTGGCTAATGACCTTAGTCGGTTTGCCGTTTGAAAAAGGGGAATATCATAAGCAACTGTATGCGCATTCCCGTCAAGAGATTTTGGATCTAGTGGAAGCGGTCAAAAAGCTGTATCTCAGACCAGAAAAGGATGACAAACTGGAGTTTGCTGATTCTTCCAAGGTAAGTGAGTCTAAGAGTATTAAGGTAACCAATGCAGTAACCTTACCAAGTGATGATTTAGATAAAGAGCTGTTTGAATTTAGCGGGGAAGGGGGTGATGAATAATGCCAAAGATTGAAGTTAAAAACGATGATTTAGAGTTAGCTTTAAAAAAGTTTAAACGGGTTTCGCTAGAAATTCGCCGTTTAGCACAGCGTCACGAATACCACCTTCGAAAAGGAATGCGCTTGCGTGAAAAGCGAAAGATTGCGCAGAAGAAACGCCGTAAGTTTCGTAATATGGTCTAGTTACTAGCACCTTACCAGTTTTATATGGCTAACGATAAAAAGGATAAGATTATTTTGAGTGGTGAGTTAACTAACCATCGCTTTAATTTTACCAAGGATGGGGAAAACGGCTATAGTGCTTATGAAGTAGACCGTTTTCTAGATCAGCTAGTTCACACTTTAACCCATTACGAAGCGCAGCGTAACCGTGAGGAGGAGATGAAAACGGCTTACGAAAAGCTCTTTCAAGACCGCGACGAAATTTTAAAGCGTTGCTCCAAACTAGAAGCAGAGCTCAATAACTTTTATGAAAACGGTTATTCCAACCGTGTGTTAATTAGTCGGGTTCAAGCCTTGGAAAACAAGATCGAAAGCCTCCCTAGTGGTCAAAATGACCGTCTAGAGCGCATCGAAAAGTTGCTAAAAAGGGTGATTAAGCACTGGACTGACGGGGAGGATTTATCCTATGGTGACTTCGATGATGATTTCTTTTAAAAATGATTCTAGGCATAGGGATTGATTTAGTCGAAATCAAACGCTTTGAACAATTAGCTAGACAAACTGATAACTGTTTTGCGAAACGCTTGTTGACTTCAACGGAGTACGCGCACTATGCGAAGCTGCGTAAAGATAGTGAAAAGTCGAGTTTTTTAGCAGTCCACTGGTCATTAAAAGAAGCGATTTATAAGGCTGTTAACCACATCAAGCCATTGTTTAGCCAACTGGAAATTACAAAGAAAAACCAACGTTATAACTGCCAGATTGACCCTAAGATTGAACTTTTGCTCTCGGTTAGTTACAGCAGTAATAACATTACTGCCATCTGTTTGGCACAACAAACACCATGAAAAAATTAACACAAGCTTTTTTGCGTTTTTGTCTGAGATTCTTACAACTGCTCAGTTTAGTTTTGGTTTTACCCGTTTTTGTGTTAATGCTCATCTCTAGCCTAATTAGTGCTAAAAATTATGAAAGCATCCCGGAAAACTATCCCCCAGAAATCCGCTTTAAGAAGGTGTACCGCTTGGTATCACTTTTCCTCTACATTAAAGGAGTTAAAGTGGTTATTGTTAACCCTGAAAATGTGCCTAAAAAGGCTGTTTTAGTGGTAGCTAATCATAAGTCCAATTTAGATCCCCTCATCCTCATTAAGGCCTTTGGTAAAACTGAAGGGGTACCACCGTTAACCTTTATTGCCAAGATTGAACTGCAAGATACCTGACTGTTCAAGATTATGAAGCTGATTGACTGTGTCTTTATTGATCGAAAAAACCTGCGTCAAATGGCAGCATCCTTGGAACAACAGCAGCAAATTATCCGCCAGGGCACTGCTCTGTGTGTTTTTCCTGAGGGTACACGGGTACTCTCTAGGCAAATTGGTGAGTTTAAATCGGGCGCTTTAAAGGTCGCTTACAACGCCTTTGTGCCGATTGTGCCACTAACGATTGTGGGTAGCATGGGACACATGGAGTCCAAAAAGCGTTTACAAAAAGCCCAGGTAGAGCGCGATCGTGGTTATAAAATCCAGGTCATCTTTAACACACCTATTAACCCAATTAACTTTAACCAGATTGATTCGCAAAATGTGGCTAATAATGTCTGGCGTGAAATTAGTCAAACTTATGCGCAATATTGCCAAGACTAGATGATCACGTTAATCTGGTGCCAAGATAAACACTTCGGGATTGGGAGAGACAACACCATTCCCTGAAAGTTAACGGAAGCCAACCAACACTTCTATAACACTACTAAGAACCAAACGGTTGTAATGGGTTACAGCACCTTTCAGGAGTTAGGTGACAAGCTAACTGATCACAACGTGGTGGTGTTGAGTAAAAAACACTTTGAAGAATTGCAAAACAACACCAACATTAAGGTGTTCAATTCAATTGAAAAGCTCTTGCAACACCACTTTAACCGTGATTTGTATGTGATTGGGGGCAAGCAAATCTTCCACCACTTTATTGAACTGGCTGATCGTTTAATTATTTCGGTTTTACCAGTGGACTTTAAGTGTAACCTTCGCTTAAAGTTGGGCTTGGACAGCTTTGAATTAATGCAAGAACAACAACACAGCCAATTTAAGGTGCAGTACTGACACAAAAAGCACCCCGAACGTTTATCGTTTAATGTTTTTTTGGAAGATTACAATGGGACTTTACCAAACTTGCTGGAACTTTTAATTGATAAGAAGTTCAACTTGCACCAGGTCGATATTGCCAAAATTACGACACAATACCTCCACTTAATTAACACTAACTTAAATAAACAAGCAATTGAACCAATTACCGACTACCTTGTCATTACTAGTCGAATTGTGGAGCAGAAGGCCAATAACTTACTGCAAATTAATGATATTGCCCTAGACTCTGACTTTTTAGACAACAAGCTGCGTGATAAACTAGTAGCACAGTTAGTGGAGTACAAACGTTACCGTGAATCACTCGATGACTTTGAGAAGCTAAGGATCAATCGCTTAGCTTACTTTTCCAAAGATAATGACTTTAACCGCTTTATCCAAACAGTTGACAAGAGTAACACAGAACCCGTGAAAATTGAGGACGAGCTACCCAATTATGTAAGTGTCTTAAAGTTGCATCACGCCATGAATAAGCTAATGCAGCGCTGAAGAGCCCAGTTTTTAGCGAACAAAAACATTTCAATTCAGGAGCTTTCAATTGAACAAGTCCAAGCGGAAATTTTGGCTACAATTAAGCAATTTGGCTATCATAGTGTTTCGTTAAAACGGGTACTGTTAAAGGTCAACCACCACATTTCCTTAATGTATTTCATTACCGCTTTTGTCGCTTTATTGGTGTTAATTAACAACCAGATTATCGACATTGAGCAGACTAGCTTTGATGATGAGCTTTACATCTGCTTGTTAGACAGTTCGCGGATTAAACAGCTCCAAGAAACGCCAGAAGCCATGGTGGAACGTGCTGTGAAACAACGCCAGGAAGCACAGGAATTAGCCCGTCAAGTAGCTAGAGAAAAAGCAATTGCCAACGCGCAGAAACGCGAAGCTTACCTAAAGGCAAAATATGGCAAGGATTACTTAACACGTGAACAGTTTTTAAAACTGTCTCCCGAAGAACGTGCTGCCCATGTGGCTAAAATGAAACAATTAAAACTAGTAAAGAACGACAATGGACGCGACAATTAAGGTAACTAAACCCGTTTTAAAACAAAAGGATAGCAGCGCTGCTAATTTAGTTGCTGCCATTTATGGGTTGTTGTTTGTAAGTGGCGAAAAGGGCTTAACGTTAGCGGAATTAAACCGCGTATTGCGCAAGGTGGGTTTGGAAAAGATTAAGGCCGCTTTAGTGCAGTTAGAGCGCAAGTTAAGTTTAGATGATGAAAGCGGGATTGAAATTAAAAAGTTTGGTCACAGCTTTCGCTTGGTCACCAAAATGGAGATCAAGGACTTTATCCACCGTTACCTACCCAACAAGATTAAAAATCCGCTCAATTCCAAAACAATGGAAGTGTTAGCAATTATTGCTTACAACCAACCCTGCACCCGTCCGCGCATTAATGAAATTAGGGGTGCAGATTCCTTTCAGATTGTCGATGACTTACTAGAAAAGGAGTTAATTGTTGAATTGGGCCGCAAAGACACACCTGGTCGTCCCTTTATTTATGAAGTGTCGCCTAAGTTCTATGATCTGTTTGGGATTAACAGCTTGGATGAACTGCCTAAAGTCGAGAATTTTGATCTCGACAAATTCCGCCAAGGTAGCTTTTTTGACTCTAACCGTTACGGGGATGATTAAGGTTATATAATTAGCGCAAATGAGTCCAAAAACAACCAAAAAAATTGCCATTTTAACCTCTGGTGGTGATGCTCCAGGGATGAATGCCACACTAGTTTACCTAACGCGTTATGCCACTAGTTCTGAAATTGAAGTTTTCTTTGTGAAAAACGGTTATTATGGGCTGTACCATGATGAGTTAGTACCCGCTCATCAATTAGATTTGTCAAACAGCTTGTTTAGTGCTGGCACCGTGATTGGTAGTAAGCGCTTTGTCGAATTTAAGGAGTTAAAGGTCCGCGAGCAAGCAGCACAGAATCTTAAAAAGCGCCAAATCGATTACCTAGTGGTTATTGGTGGTGATGGTAGTTACATGGGCGCTAA from the Mycoplasmoides pneumoniae FH genome contains:
- a CDS encoding DUF16 domain-containing protein — encoded protein: MFKKRLNKDKINNCHVWEEELPDGSYDMGFSDNLNHMEKRKSGYVTQKQFSEFKDANNQRLIKIETTLATQGEQLNQLIKVVILQGEQIKELQVEQKAQGEQIKAKGEQIKAQSEQIKTQGETLKLILQALGGINKRLDKVDPPK
- the lspA gene encoding signal peptidase II, whose product is MAKAPTFFSKLLKQILFANRKPFLYYKLALILFVGFVILFQVFMLRAALNGEKGINGANGTDVARSSFISIYVIGNKGVGFSLLADQPGLVYFLQGFLSFIALFFLVFSTSYNYIFWITTLAFGSLGNFFDRLTSGSGEVLDYFVFSGGNSVFNLADCCITFSFIGLFLSFLIQFFKEMKQTKS
- a CDS encoding DivIVA domain-containing protein; its protein translation is MANDKKDKIILSGELTNHRFNFTKDGENGYSAYEVDRFLDQLVHTLTHYEAQRNREEEMKTAYEKLFQDRDEILKRCSKLEAELNNFYENGYSNRVLISRVQALENKIESLPSGQNDRLERIEKLLKRVIKHWTDGEDLSYGDFDDDFF
- a CDS encoding DUF5454 family protein, which encodes MNNTKNKSDWQLFLEDYRFYHEKEFDWITYLNHCLNSYPDFDILKFIRKYGPECEKSFLSLQSKTKADVYGVFTKQIKAGSVNEVLAQKLVQLDALRTNYLIGALYSTNKTQKKLFKQSWKNAKKQGYTKQEWLMTLVGLPFEKGEYHKQLYAHSRQEILDLVEAVKKLYLRPEKDDKLEFADSSKVSESKSIKVTNAVTLPSDDLDKELFEFSGEGGDE
- a CDS encoding holo-ACP synthase; this translates as MILGIGIDLVEIKRFEQLARQTDNCFAKRLLTSTEYAHYAKLRKDSEKSSFLAVHWSLKEAIYKAVNHIKPLFSQLEITKKNQRYNCQIDPKIELLLSVSYSSNNITAICLAQQTPWKN
- a CDS encoding DJ-1/PfpI family protein; the encoded protein is MDLLTTANKTPRIAKSRPVRIAIIITQKTNDLHATVPCFLWRKARYAVDLISAEAKASIMLEMGIHVRCDNTLSKTNFNQYTAAFIPHGNTTRLVEIDKLRKDLEKFVYKPKGPMRWLFSSGNGACVLKEFDLIAPDQLVTVQNEKEMVKLLGKNFIKQPVHVDKNIISCANSCGLTKFSFKVIEELSGIELARKTANLVDHIYKG
- a CDS encoding RluA family pseudouridine synthase, with amino-acid sequence MEQTFSVTTAQRLDTFLATLLNLSRVKVAKLIVDGLVSVNGKKITKNGWLVQPEDRVHVNWSEELFEKVPVEVQPYDFPLDILYEDEQIMVVNKPNGLISHPTSFNESESLLGAALFHCNHQPVFLVHRLDRDTSGVIMLAKNQSSLLHLQKQLQQRVMKRYYLALVHFPLDSLSGTISAPLERVGNNKVMWKVGNSSNKAKNAFTKFTVLNQNEKAALIKCELLTGRTHQIRVHLQFIKHPVYNDPLYGLKGEQATEYGQYLHAQQISFIHPTLNKEMGFEAQLDKTFSDKLDNLNLKIANSLYALFQ
- the rpsU gene encoding 30S ribosomal protein S21 gives rise to the protein MPKIEVKNDDLELALKKFKRVSLEIRRLAQRHEYHLRKGMRLREKRKIAQKKRRKFRNMV
- a CDS encoding 1-acyl-sn-glycerol-3-phosphate acyltransferase, which produces MKKLTQAFLRFCLRFLQLLSLVLVLPVFVLMLISSLISAKNYESIPENYPPEIRFKKVYRLVSLFLYIKGVKVVIVNPENVPKKAVLVVANHKSNLDPLILIKAFGKTEGVPPLTFIAKIELQDTWLFKIMKLIDCVFIDRKNLRQMAASLEQQQQIIRQGTALCVFPEGTRVLSRQIGEFKSGALKVAYNAFVPIVPLTIVGSMGHMESKKRLQKAQVERDRGYKIQVIFNTPINPINFNQIDSQNVANNVWREISQTYAQYCQD
- the tsaB gene encoding tRNA (adenosine(37)-N6)-threonylcarbamoyltransferase complex dimerization subunit type 1 TsaB, which produces MRFFNKYKLFLDCAYKHLNIVLLDFKTNTVVDQLTIPVQQNLTELAVYHLEKLLKKNKVRNNTVRQFYVTTGPGSFTGQRVGAIIAKTWCTVNPNCQLFALNSLRLQIPYGCGISKISAGNEKNYCGLFTETTSEIALLAKPDFVKLCKANTELPLYENFENIDSIEELFLNNIERFELVENPQNLELLYLKDPVN